One Clupea harengus chromosome 11, Ch_v2.0.2, whole genome shotgun sequence DNA window includes the following coding sequences:
- the LOC105904667 gene encoding myeloid cell surface antigen CD33: MRQKEQIIFYVICALVKMRGEMLVQLLVFLEFLHHGSLNENWGVIYPPSTCVIKGSTVSFRCTYKYPSGNTVAEMFWCKDSDDCKTPPYVYDSNDKTIGTNEFIYIGDRTNNCTLQIRNINDTHSGEYTFRFVTHPQEKWTGSPGMSIQVTALKLSVTRLKGNGTIKDGDSFNLTCSANCTFNLSEISWFKDDVKLAGTGPVLLLTSVTYRDSGNYTCRWRGGGHMSQAFKLDVEYASNIFLAVGGVCFAVFVAIGILVIISIKRRRTEVIVTGDNSSQSGKTMGHVDSDNQNEKFEEEDNDLQYASISIKPKTNPKRCKQGDQQNNEDSVIYSSVAR; encoded by the exons ATGAGACAGAAAGAACAGATAATCTTCTATGTCATTTGTGCTCTGGTAAAGATGAGGGGTGAGATGCTGGTGCAGTTGTTGGTATTTCTAGAATTTCTTCATCATG GGAGCCTGAATGAGAACTGGGGTGTCATATACCCACCATCTACATGTGTTATCAAAGGATCAACAGTCTCTTTCCGCTGTACTTATAAATATCCCAGTGGCAATACAGTGGCAgaaatgttttggtgtaaaGATTCTGATGATTGTAAAACACCACCGTATGTTTATGACAGCAACGATAAAACCATCGGCACTAATGAATTCATTTACATCGGTGACCGAACAAACAACTGCACACTGCAGATCAGGAACATTAATGATACGCATTCTGGAGAGTACACGTTCAGGTTTGTAACTCATCCTCAGGAGAAATGGACTGGATCTCCGGGTATGTCCATTCAGGTCACAG CGCTGAAGCTCTCTGTGACCAGACTGAAAGGAAATGGAACCATAAAGGATGGTGATTCCTTCAATCTGACCTGCAGTGCAAACTGCACCTTCAACTTGTCAGAGATCTCCTGGTTTAAGGACGACGTGAAACTTGCAGGAACTGGCCCTGTGCTTCTTCTGACTTCTGTCACCTACAGGGACTCTGGCAACTACACCTGtcgctggagaggaggaggacacatGTCCCAGGCTTTTAAGCTGGATGTTGAAT ACGCGTCGAACATATTTCTTGCAGTCGGTGGagtgtgttttgctgtttttgtaGCCATTGGAATATTAGTCATTATCAGCATCAAGAG gagaaggacagaggtTATTGTCACAGGAGATAACAGCAGCCAAAGCGGCAAG ACTATGGGACATGTTGACTCTGATAATCAAAATGAGAAATTTGAGGAAGAGGACAATGATCTGCAGTATGCGTCCATCTCTATCAAGCCCAAGACAAATCCGAAGAG GTGCAAACAAGGAGACCAGCAGAATAATGAGGATTCCGTGATCTACAGCTCAGTCGCAAGATAA